From the Eremothecium cymbalariae DBVPG#7215 chromosome 6, complete sequence genome, one window contains:
- the MDG1 gene encoding Mdg1p (similar to Ashbya gossypii ABL133C) yields the protein MANHTFTWPAGPKSVIVTGDFDDWKGSLHLVKQEEGDFLLSVPLGTCKRSSSLSPPSSSPTEKDKIYFKFIVDGEWIVSDKYKKDSLTGPENNYISLGALSGEENEGAAGALGVQKQIPKAQPAPGSRRGKKSKKKKKRVRRSKKTSEERSEGLLSSSDEGSGTESSSLSANESSSSPSGGTSLSSSGSTVGGVTTGRMALEDVSGGSAGMGAVAAAGGHAAARKAKADKTVQGAIQSDTEKQPTAAVSASQIAAGIGGHSAHNKGPLYLALAPEGETAEKSDRPEGLGDKAPNGHHEKEESVEIPEKEQKKEENPKWDESKPLALNPNNDLKSKSLNWSSKGKASGEVPLPLEYTLGPGPVIPTTPGQLRALNQGRGETYKDMNKDNTEPKDEIVNTQEEPPTESPTETSKETEAKQEPKQEPKEVSNAATQEKQNEDEPYKVAVITPKEAVEEAAPLDTSKKEQLLTEELPKEGPLEKEPKVVSALADAKKEIPSKDVSKEATPKKQSTSDTPKRSTPVVTPRKEATPEFTPKQDTPREEPKKEVTPVATPKKEVTPVVTPRKEATPEFTPKQDTPKEEPKKEVTPVATPKKDTPKEEPKKEVTPVATPKKEVTPVVTPRKEATPEFTPKQDTPKEEPKKEVTPVATPKKDTPKEELKEVTPVAAPKKDTPKEELKEVTPVATPKKDTPKEELKEVTPVATPKKDTPKEELKEVTPVATPKKDTPKEELKEVTPVATPKKEVTPVVTPRKEATPEFTPKQDTPKEEPKKEVTPVATPKKDTPKEEPKKEVTPVATPKKEVTPVVTPRKEATPEFTPKQDTPKEEPKKEVTPVATPKKDTPKEEPKKEVTPVATPKKEVTPVVTPRKEATPEFTPKQDTPKEEPKKEVTPVATPKKDTPKEELKEVTPVATPKKDTPKEELKEVTPVATPKKDTPKEEPKKVTSVATPKKEASQRSTPKRVESQRLTPKRVESERLTPRRAESQRSTPKEGPSKVTPGPTPNRYEKPVGSTAEDKFGTEAKPQISPKESLPVGTTLDPNASDKMSEKKTSESEHSRSNSAFAVVDQSSNTALQNSNNAESLLPKTANDANDSTHLDAQSSQPSEVKSFGPSERNRSVVTPANESNGEPSSKTDYFVAAEGLAPSLQSNHEISKGSATSPVTTAASKKSVDSNMRPSSKSSSTPSSQKVGSEPKRRSGFFARLKRLLR from the coding sequence ATGGCTAATCATACGTTTACTTGGCCAGCAGGTCCGAAGAGTGTTATTGTTACGGGAGACTTCGATGATTGGAAGGGGTCCCTTCATTTGGTCAAGCAAGAGGAGGgagattttttgttaagtGTACCCCTTGGGACGTGCAAACGGTCTTCGTCGTTGTCGCCAccgtcatcatcaccaacaGAGAAGGATAAGATTTATTTCAAGTTTATAGTTGATGGAGAATGGATAGTTAGTGATAAGTACAAGAAGGATTCTTTAACGGGGCCGGAGAATAATTATATTAGTTTGGGAGCGTTGTCGGGAGAAGAAAACGAGGGGGCAGCGGGGGCGTTGGGAGTGCAGAAGCAGATTCCCAAGGCGCAGCCGGCACCTGGGTCCAGGAGGGGTAAGAAGAgtaagaagaagaagaaacggGTTCGCAGGAGCAAGAAGACGAGTGAGGAGCGGTCAGAGGGGTTATTGTCGTCGAGTGATGAAGGGTCGGGGACCGAGTCGTCGTCTTTATCGGCCAatgaatcttcttcttcgcCTTCTGGGGGTACGAGTTTGAGTTCTTCTGGGTCTACTGTTGGTGGTGTGACGACGGGCCGTATGGCGCTTGAAGATGTTAGTGGTGGTAGTGCAGGTATGGGTgcagtagcagcagcaggtgGTCATGCAGCAGCACGGAAAGCAAAAGCAGATAAAACGGTGCAAGGCGCGATCCAGAGCGATACTGAAAAACAGCCCACTGCAGCTGTTTCTGCTAGTCAGATTGCTGCAGGAATTGGGGGACATTCCGCTCATAATAAGGGGCCTCTTTACTTGGCGCTGGCTCCTGAGGGTGAAACTGCAGAAAAATCAGACCGACCTGAGGGGTTGGGCGATAAAGCCCCTAACGGCCACCACGAAAAGGAGGAGTCAGTAGAAATCCCGGAGAAGGAGCAAAAAAAGGAGGAAAACCCCAAGTGGGACGAATCGAAACCTCTTGCTTTAAATCCAAACAACGATCTGAAGTCGAAATCTTTGAACTGGAGTTCAAAAGGAAAGGCAAGTGGAGAGGTTCCTCTACCACTTGAATATACTTTGGGACCGGGCCCAGTCATACCAACTACACCAGGGCAGCTCAGGGCGTTGAACCAAGGGCGTGGAGAAACTTACAAGGACATGAACAAGGATAATACTGAGCCAAAGGATGAGATTGTCAACACCCAGGAGGAACCCCCTACGGAATCCCCTACGGAAACTTCAAAGGAAACAGAGGCAAAGCAGGAGCCAAAGCAGGAACCTAAAGAAGTCTCAAACGCTGCGACTCAAGAGAAACAGAACGAGGATGAACCTTACAAGGTTGCAGTGATCACTCCAAAGGAAGCTGTAGAGGAGGCCGCGCCCCTAGACACTTCAAAGAAGGAACAGCTCCTAACAGAAGAGCTTCCAAAGGAAGGGCCTTTAGAGAAAGAGCCTAAGGTGGTCTCCGCGTTAGCCGATGCGAAGAAGGAAATCCCGTCAAAGGATGTGTCAAAGGAAGCTACTCCAAAGAAGCAATCCACTTCTGACACCCCTAAGAGGTCCACTCCTGTAGTCACTCCCAGGAAGGAGGCCACTCCGGAATTCACCCCTAAGCAGGATACTCCTAGGGAAGAAcccaagaaggaagtcacTCCGGTAGCTACGCCTAAGAAGGAAGTCACTCCTGTAGTCACTCCCAGGAAGGAGGCCACTCCGGAATTCACCCCTAAGCAGGACACTCCTAAGGAAGAAcccaagaaggaagtcacACCGGTAGCTACGCCCAAGAAGGATACTCCTAAGGAAGAAcccaagaaggaagtcacTCCGGTAGCTACGCCTAAGAAGGAAGTCACTCCTGTAGTCACTCCCAGGAAGGAGGCCACTCCGGAATTCACCCCTAAGCAGGACACTCCTAAGGAAGAAcccaagaaggaagtcacACCGGTAGCTACGCCCAAGAAGGACACTCCCAAGGAAGAGCTGAAGGAAGTCACTCCGGTAGCTGCGCCCAAGAAGGACACTCCCAAGGAAGAGCTGAAGGAAGTCACTCCTGTAGCTACGCCTAAGAAGGACACTCCCAAGGAAGAGCTGAAGGAAGTCACTCCGGTAGCTACGCCCAAGAAGGACACTCCCAAGGAAGAGCTGAAGGAAGTCACTCCGGTAGCTACGCCCAAGAAGGACACTCCCAAGGAAGAGCTGAAGGAAGTCACTCCGGTAGCTACGCCTAAGAAGGAAGTCACTCCTGTAGTCACTCCCAGGAAGGAGGCCACTCCGGAATTCACCCCTAAGCAGGACACTCCTAAGGAAGAAcccaagaaggaagtcacACCGGTAGCTACGCCCAAGAAGGATACTCCTAAGGAAGAAcccaagaaggaagtcacTCCGGTAGCTACGCCTAAGAAGGAAGTCACTCCTGTAGTCACTCCCAGGAAGGAGGCCACTCCGGAATTCACCCCTAAGCAGGACACTCCTAAGGAAGAAcccaagaaggaagtcacACCGGTAGCTACGCCCAAGAAGGATACTCCTAAGGAAGAAcccaagaaggaagtcacTCCGGTAGCTACGCCTAAGAAGGAAGTCACTCCTGTAGTCACTCCCAGGAAGGAGGCCACTCCGGAATTCACCCCTAAGCAGGACACTCCTAAGGAAGAAcccaagaaggaagtcacACCGGTAGCTACGCCCAAGAAGGACACTCCCAAGGAAGAGCTGAAGGAAGTCACTCCGGTAGCTACGCCCAAGAAGGACACTCCCAAGGAAGAGCTGAAGGAAGTCACTCCGGTAGCTACGCCCAAGAAGGACACTCCCAAGGAAGAACCCAAGAAAGTCACTTCTGTAGCTACGCCCAAGAAGGAAGCGTCTCAACGGTCAACTCCGAAGAGGGTGGAATCTCAAAGATTAACTCCGAAGAGGGTGGAATCTGAAAGGTTAACACCTAGGAGGGCGGAATCTCAGAGGTCAACTCCAAAAGAAGGCCCAAGCAAGGTGACACCTGGACCAACACCAAATAGGTATGAGAAACCTGTTGGGAGTACAGCAGAAGATAAATTTGGTACTGAAGCCAAGCCTCAAATATCACCAAAGGAATCTTTACCAGTTGGTACCACTTTAGATCCAAATGCAAGCGACAAAATGTCCGAAAAGAAGACCTCTGAATCTGAACACTCCAGAAGTAATAGCGCTTTTGCAGTAGTCGATCAAAGTAGTAACACTGCTCTACAGAACTCTAATAATGCTGAAAGCTTATTACCAAAAACCGCCAATGACGCTAATGACTCCACTCATCTTGACGCCCAGAGTTCACAACCTTCTGAAGTTAAGTCATTTGGGCCATCTGAGCGTAATCGGTCTGTTGTCACTCCAGCTAACGAATCTAATGGAGAACCTTCTTCGAAAACAGATTACTTTGTTGCAGCAGAAGGTTTGGCACCTTCATTGCAATCCAATCACGAAATTTCAAAGGGATCCGCGACTAGCCCGGTAACAACAGCTGCCAGCAAGAAGAGTGTTGACTCTAATATGAGACCTTCTAGCAAGTCTAGTAGTACTCCAAGCAGCCAAAAGGTAGGTTCAGAACCAAAGAGAAGATCAGGTTTCTTTGCTAGATTAAAAAGATTATTGAGAtaa
- the APC1 gene encoding anaphase promoting complex subunit 1 (similar to Ashbya gossypii AFR021W) gives MDSQDKADSHVLHHSAELGQVWVTNSTTVEWYRENTYFRRFKFTENVLLAGFTKWESNQESLVIVLKNYIQIYFLDDGDSHSIKLPFPVSKAYFYINGVLLEVLRDPDLVDLDVMAGTHKFITLSDPLMPFGSITFASNHADIDQYTLLHFPEYESYGIAVLYHKSKQFISFYSAELLNSRSTMGPDPSSIFTMKRKKSYGNLMPSESCVPLGSSSAQRKRTSELHIGSPISASTTTTATNDGGGGGCGGSSNNSNSNANCTSNNSSSNGNLNSNFASTGLTSTLRRRLTMNRRTASATVSSDPPNQNSTPRASTHSNASVNKASQLRSSSATLDRMVMSDNGFSLPSQMGLNSNPQDLLSQPVISKDGLLTKITSSPLPFKLSNKVKVVSTKFNDRVTIAVYDREHDWGRLWIFNLNSPLVGSMKFKAFGYSPMSLVKSMDIKKMMILDICAYDSQYLPGVFALLLDGEIALFNPTLDAMSPCFPLDGKPQYRNIHCISPTDLFLEKDHYTIPPVTYPRSQTVQKYFEAIRYLVPPAIFSYLLSIWQLTRMIVADKECENHDILAFEYTMPSFLVTADSHFYDDVFEKILMEPFSSCGNTVWEWLPKIVMCLHLLREEFQLNVLQLHNVKRLDKLLSRLTYLMGWPSVWVDYYHCKREPIEPLQVQFTHPLDEPPSIFRSLYSVTQSPVVEVVPFITFSRLAEQEGTAVDAIVTPRTHKLLRLFESLQSRQHLSNNLLERLNELQIDQGEFETYPIGVYAPLKRFLHELEPTINKVDPAMNVSLITRSDLSTCIALMKGETPNDRRDFPSHSKNRIDFKVKDIAELTSSILELRRGAETSLSTRSLEIFDSKENVFFDESLFAEVLSMFTYSNPHKAYFPPLSGEYTKILKLKKHAATTLAYKAFTSGLGKAAVFYCSEEAINAKKALRDELNLNFKFPSDGSKLSLSKAKFPDEFLKWAEFHRGVARGIAISKSVANVTSSWINYNRPPWLDAQYGGFLLGLGLNGHLKVLEEWQLYNFLSPKHTHISIGLLLGICASMKGSMDLTLTKVLSVHIVALLPPGSSNLNIHHRVQTSGLVGVGVLYQCSQHRRMSDLLYSQITSFVTINEEQVPDEGYRLAAGIALGLVNMGAGYRCLTIRSYGDSDTEMIEYDERDPIHSTTDPFNVQNTAAYMDPGIIEGLLKLVTTVHDVEESWMPDNSQLGAIVALMLMFLKSNFGVVAAKLSATSDDTKRGETWYIKPELFMYREWASNMVMWDSIEGSVDWIIGMLDGNEQHIEIDSDMLPTYYIIAGRVLSVGIKYASTNDIGLRDGLFTILDQFLPFYQYAMGSTVDEQLMYKGISMLVNVLIISLSLTMSGSGDVETFKRIRYLHNVVHGKGSYVNEMHAESPSGFREGDATGIQEQNGRVIDPLLQVEEITNPTNNLTLEEDSDSEGANPANHLRDNENHYGKYMATSLSLGFLFLGLGRYAIKTNDLDSLSYLIISVLPTFMPPYYLQETKYLWCMSVDTRVLVLRDSDTDELREDIPLEIVIRDSKRDSNPQMVIHGCSSPCLLPPLETIRSIKIEDPAYYPLFLEFNDKFTANDYFKKDCVIYVKRRDEIDENVDPEIDPIEYMNNVKKELSRRAIHHGDSESNINTEASRNVPLVQKLLTSLGLQDTTRIEFEDVVSNHNRLLQDQSFNLDMICSSEDTDYQLELWRRRHGL, from the coding sequence ATGGACTCGCAAGATAAAGCCGATTCGCATGTCCTCCATCATTCAGCAGAGCTTGGCCAGGTGTGGGTTACCAACTCGACTACGGTCGAGTGGTATAGGGAAAATACGTATTTCCGCAGGTTCAAGTTCACTGAAAATGTGCTCCTTGCAGGGTTCACCAAGTGGGAGTCGAACCAGGAATCGTTGGTGATTGTGTTAAAGAACTACATCCAGATATACTTTTTGGACGACGGGGATTCGCATTCCATCAAGCTTCCGTTCCCTGTTTCGAAGGCGTATTTTTACATCAATGGAGTGCTACTTGAGGTGCTTCGCGATCCTGATCTGGTTGATCTGGATGTGATGGCAGGGACACATAAGTTCATCACGCTTTCTGATCCGCTCATGCCGTTTGGGTCGATTACGTTTGCATCTAATCACGCGGATATCGACCAATACACGCTGTTGCACTTTCCGGAATACGAATCGTACGGGATAGCGGTGTTGTATCACAAGTCGAAGCAGTTCATCAGTTTCTATAGTGCGGAGCTTCTGAACTCGAGGTCCACGATGGGGCCGGATCCGTCGTCTATATTTACCATGAAGAGGAAAAAGAGCTATGGGAACCTAATGCCCAGCGAAAGCTGTGTCCCGCTTGGGTCCTCGTCTGCTCAGCGCAAACGGACCTCGGAGCTTCATATTGGGTCGCCGATCAGCGccagcaccaccaccaccgcgACGAACGATGGCGGCGGTGGTGGCTGCGgtggcagcagcaacaatTCGAATTCGAATGCAAATTGCACTTcaaacaacagcagcagtaacGGTAACCTTAACAGTAACTTTGCTTCTACCGGGCTCACAAGTACGCTAAGACGACGGCTCACGATGAATAGAAGGACAGCTTCTGCAACTGTCAGTTCAGATCCGCCAAATCAGAACAGCACTCCGCGTGCGAGTACACATAGTAATGCTAGTGTTAATAAGGCTTCGCAGCTGAGAAGCTCATCAGCAACATTAGATAGAATGGTCATGTCTGATAATGGATTTAGTTTGCCCTCGCAGATGGGGCTGAACTCAAATCCTCAAGACCTGCTCTCGCAACCAGTGATATCTAAAGATGGCCTACTAACTAAAATTACCTCATCACCCTTGCCCTTCAAACTCTCAAACAAGGTTAAGGTCGTGTCGACAAAGTTTAACGATAGAGTCACGATAGCCGTCTATGACCGGGAGCATGACTGGGGTAGACTATGGATATTCAACTTGAATTCTCCGTTAGTTGGAAGCATGAAGTTCAAGGCCTTTGGTTATTCCCCAATGTCCCTTGTAAAATCTATGGATAtcaagaaaatgatgatattagACATTTGTGCATACGACTCTCAGTACTTACCTGGTGTATTTGCCCTTTTGTTGGACGGTGAGATTGCTCTATTTAATCCAACTTTGGATGCCATGTCCCCCTGCTTCCCGTTGGATGGTAAACCGCAATATCGAAATATTCACTGTATATCGCCTACGGActtatttttggaaaaagacCACTACACAATTCCTCCTGTAACTTATCCTAGAAGTCAAACGGTccagaaatattttgaagcCATCAGGTACTTGGTGCCCCCTGCAATCTTTTCGTATTTGCTCTCCATTTGGCAACTTACTAGGATGATTGTTGCCGATAAGGAATGTGAAAATCACGATATCCTTGCGTTCGAGTATACCATGCCGTCATTTCTAGTGACCGCAGATTCCCATTTCTACGATGatgtgtttgaaaagattcTGATGGAGCCATTTTCGAGTTGTGGGAATACTGTGTGGGAATGGCTACCCAAAATAGTCATGTGTTTGCATCTTTTGAGGGAAGAATTTCAATTAAATGTTTTGCAACTGCACAACGTAAAACGTTTGGACAAATTATTGAGTAGGCTAACTTATTTGATGGGCTGGCCGTCTGTGTGGGTTGATTATTATCACTGCAAAAGGGAACCCATTGAGCCTTTGCAAGTACAATTTACGCACCCGTTGGATGAACCTCCATCGATATTTAGATCACTTTATAGTGTCACGCAAAGTCCTGTGGTTGAAGTGGTTCCCTTTATCACGTTTTCGCGATTGGCTGAACAAGAGGGAACTGCAGTTGATGCGATCGTTACACCGCGAACCCATAAATTGTTGAGGTTGTTTGAGTCACTGCAGTCTAGGCAGCATTTGAGTAACAACTTACTTGAACGTTTGAACGAATTGCAAATTGATCAGGGAGAATTTGAAACGTATCCTATTGGTGTTTATGCGCCGTTGAAGAGATTTTTACACGAACTAGAGCCGACGATAAATAAGGTAGATCCTGCTATGAATGTGTCCCTAATTACGCGATCTGACTTGAGTACTTGTATTGCATTAATGAAAGGTGAAACGCCGAATGATAGGAGAGACTTCCCTTCCCATTCAAAAAACAGGATTGACTTTAAAGTGAAAGATATTGCAGAACTAACGAGTTCAATCTTGGAGTTGCGAAGAGGTGCAGAAACTTCATTGAGTACACGTTCGTTGGAGATTTTCGATAGTAAGGAAAatgtattttttgatgaaagTTTGTTTGCTGAGGTTTTATCCATGTTTACTTATTCGAACCCTCATAAAGCTTATTTCCCCCCATTAAGTGGTGAATATACAAAAATcttaaagttaaaaaagcACGCTGCCACAACTTTAGCATATAAAGCGTTTACCAGTGGCCTTGGGAAGGCTGCcgttttttattgttctGAAGAGGCCATAAATGCTAAAAAGGCCCTGCGTGACGAGttaaatttgaattttAAGTTTCCAAGCGATGGCAGTAAGCTTTCGTTATCTAAAGCAAAATTTCCTgatgaatttttaaagTGGGCTGAATTCCATCGTGGTGTGGCGAGAGGAATAGCCATTTCTAAGTCAGTAGCTAATGTAACTAGTTCATGGATTAATTATAATAGGCCTCCGTGGTTGGATGCACAGTATGGTGGGTTTTTATTGGGGCTAGGGTTAAACGGTCATCTAAAAGTATTGGAGGAGTGGCAGCTTTATAATTTCTTGAGCCCCAAACATACGCATATTAGTATTGGGTTACTATTAGGTATATGTGCAAGCATGAAGGGTTCTATGGATCTAACTTTGACCAAAGTTTTGAGTGTTCACATTGTTGCTTTATTACCTCCAGGATCTAGTAATTTGAATATTCATCACAGGGTGCAAACATCAGGATTAGTCGGAGTCGGTGTCCTTTACCAATGCTCTCAACATAGAAGGATGAGTGATCTATTGTATTCGCAAATCACTTCTTTCGTTACAATTAATGAGGAACAAGTACCTGATGAAGGTTACAGGTTGGCCGCAGGTATCGCTTTAGGGTTGGTGAACATGGGTGCTGGATATAGATGTTTAACTATAAGAAGTTATGGCGATAGTGATACTGAAATGATTGAGTATGATGAACGGGATCCTATACATTCTACAACAGATCCATTTAATGTTCAAAATACAGCAGCTTATATGGATCCAGGTATTATTGAGGGCCTATTAAAATTAGTTACTACTGTTCATGATGTGGAAGAGTCATGGATGCCTGATAATTCTCAGTTAGGTGCAATAGTGGCTTTGATGTTAATGTTTTTGAAGTCGAATTTTGGCGTTGTTGCTGCAAAATTATCTGCTACGAGCGACGACACTAAACGTGGGGAAACGTGGTATATAAAGCCTGAATTATTTATGTATAGGGAATGGGCATCTAACATGGTAATGTGGGATAGTATTGAAGGAAGTGTGGATTGGATAATCGGGATGCTTGATGGAAATGAACAACATATTGAGATTGATAGCGATATGTTACCtacttattatattattgcAGGGCGTGTGTTATCAGTGGGGATTAAGTATGCATCAACAAATGATATTGGGCTTCGTGATGGTCTCTTTACCATCCTAGATCAGTTTCTCCCATTTTATCAATATGCTATGGGGAGTACTGTTGATGAACAGTTGATGTACAAGGGAATCTCAATGCTTGTGAATGttttgataatttctttaagCTTAACCATGTCTGGCTCTGGTGATGTTGAAACGTTTAAAAGGATTAGATATCTACACAATGTTGTTCATGGGAAGGGATCTTATGTAAATGAGATGCATGCTGAGTCTCCTTCGGGTTTCAGGGAAGGTGATGCTACCGGAATTCAAGAACAGAATGGAAGAGTCATTGATCCACTACTCCAAGTTGAAGAGATTACAAACCCCACCAATAACTTAACCCTTGAAGAGGATTCAGACTCTGAAGGGGCGAATCCAGCAAACCACCTCAGGGACAATGAAAATCATTATGGCAAATACATGGCCACAAGTTTATCTTTGGGTTTCTTATTTTTAGGACTGGGGAGGTATGCAATTAAGACTAATGATTTGGATAGTCTATCCTATCTAATAATTAGTGTCCTACCAACATTTATGCCGCCTTACTATTTGCAAGAAACTAAATATTTGTGGTGTATGTCGGTAGACACGAGAGTTTTGGTGCTAAGGGATTCTGACACAGACGAATTACGTGAGGACATTCCATTGGAAATTGTTATTCGTGATTCTAAAAGAGATTCGAACCCGCAAATGGTTATACACGGATGCAGTTCTCCATGCTTATTGCCTCCACTGGAAACTATTCGCTCTATAAAAATTGAGGATCCTGCATATTATCCCCTATTTTTGGAGTTTAATGACAAATTCACGGCAAATgattatttcaaaaaagattgtgttatatatgttaaaagaagagatgaaattgatgagAATGTAGATCCGGAGATAGATCCAATAGAATATATGAACAACGTTAAAAAAGAGCTATCAAGGAGAGCAATACATCATGGCGATTCAGAGAGTAATATTAATACAGAAGCGAGCCGTAATGTACCGTTAGTTCAGAAATTGCTGACAAGTTTAGGACTACAAGATACGACACGAatagaatttgaagatgttgtGAGCAATCATAACCGCCTTCTACAAGACCAAAGTTTTAATTTGGATATGATCTGCAGTTCAGAGGACACAGATTACCAGTTAGAACTTTGGAGAAGGAGACATGGCTTGTAA
- the NOP13 gene encoding Nop13p (similar to Ashbya gossypii ABL134C) encodes MSSTLKSKAAVTDELVTKALSSPTKKRTAEDEIEIDLNQSVPLSKKQKRLLRRGKISLEELNSKFNIDPKSIEEYQKEGETKKDDEDNERGSALTASSIGAEGGQPVAAVATSKEREKSFGVWIGNLSYCTTKQDIIRFITAKTSTLEGPSKITEADIVRFKMPLAQNDGKIIKNKGFAYVDFKSQEQMLAVIGLSELQLNGRNLLVKNSKGFTGRPDKNDLISLSKNPPSRILFVGNLSFNTTEELLKKHFQHCGNIVKIRMATFEDTGKCKGFAFVDFKDETGPTASLTDKSCRKIANRPIRMEYGEDRSKRHVKRKPESSNARSISENIDLPPSIAKKQPDHHFETSRKRQPTYRDSNNRVKSSVALASAQRASVAIVPSQGKKVKF; translated from the coding sequence ATGAGCTCTACTCTGAAGTCCAAAGCAGCAGTGACCGATGAACTGGTTACTAAAGCATTAAGTAGTCCAACTAAAAAGAGAACAGCAGAAGATGAGATTGAGATTGATTTAAATCAATCAGTTCCTCTATCCAAGAAGCAGAAACGTTTGCTGAGGAGAGGTAAAATCagtttggaagaattgaattcGAAATTTAATATTGATCCCAAGtctattgaagaatatcaaaaagaGGGCGAAACTAAAAAggatgatgaggataaCGAAAGAGGCTCAGCATTGACTGCGTCATCGATCGGTGCAGAGGGAGGTCAACCAGTTGCAGCTGTTGCAACTTCAAAGGAGAGGGAAAAATCGTTTGGTGTTTGGATTGGAAATTTATCCTATTGTACCACTAAGCAAGATATCATAAGGTTTATTACTGCAAAGACATCCACGCTCGAAGGGCCATCAAAAATCACGGAAGCGGATATTGTCAGATTTAAGATGCCTTTAGCTCAGAATGATGGAAAGATCATTAAGAATAAAGGGTTTGCCTATGTGGACTTCAAGTCGCAGGAGCAAATGCTCGCGGTAATTGGTCTGTCAGAATTACAGTTGAATGGCAGAAACTTATTGGtgaaaaattctaaagGCTTTACAGGTAGGCCAGACAAAAACGACCTTATTTCCCTGTCCAAAAACCCGCCATCGCGCATTCTATTCGTTGGGAACTTATCCTTCAACACTACCGAAGAGCTTTTAAAAAAGCATTTCCAGCATTGCGGCAATATCGTTAAAATCAGGATGGCTACATTCGAAGACACTGGCAAGTGTAAAGGATTCGCCTTCGTGGACTTCAAGGATGAAACTGGTCCAACTGCATCTCTAACTGATAAATCCTGCAGAAAAATCGCAAACAGACCAATTAGAATGGAATACGGTGAAGACAGAAGTAAACGACAtgtaaaaagaaaacctGAATCTTCGAACGCCCGTTCCATTTCGGAAAACATCGACTTGCCACCGTCGATCGCGAAGAAACAACCTGATCATCACTTTGAAACCAGTAGAAAGAGACAGCCAACATATAGAGATTCTAATAACCGTGTGAAAAGTAGTGTCGCATTGGCTTCCGCACAACGGGCGTCCGTTGCAATCGTCCCCTCACAGGGCAAAAAGGTAAAGTTCTAA